One region of Brassica napus cultivar Da-Ae unplaced genomic scaffold, Da-Ae ScsIHWf_262;HRSCAF=435, whole genome shotgun sequence genomic DNA includes:
- the LOC125601692 gene encoding RING-H2 finger protein ATL60-like: protein MDEESASNGSIFRNFEGEEMMGKVILFAIVSLFTAILFLLLLHLYARLFWWRVEHHLNLNLTQPDTPGSTVIGRNNQRRRFVFAQGQEVPPRNAGLDSTTLQSIPILVFKSCDFKDGLECAVCLSHLVDGDKARVLPGCNHGFHVDCIDMWFQSHSTCPLCRNTVGSVEETRHGGNEGLLSQNQNFGSGHSSQDQSSVLGFPTEPQNFPTNVLVWGDHNQVRSTGLVVTEDLGSSDHQHESTSSTNSCNRAQEVREVVVDIPVSSSEISSAEIIQEEEEPKSPMFTRLRSLKKLLSREKKGVVCINGSSGTNNSNL, encoded by the coding sequence ATGGACGAAGAATCTGCTTCTAATGGCTCCATCTTCAGAAACTTTGAAGGAGAAGAGATGATGGGAAAAGTAATCCTTTTTGCAATCGTATCCCTCTTTACAGCgattctcttcctcctcttgcTTCATCTCTACGCTAGGCTCTTCTGGTGGCGCGTAGAGCACCATCTCAACCTAAACCTAACCCAACCCGACACTCCTGGCTCCACAGTCATCGGCCGCAACAACCAACGACGTCGTTTCGTCTTCGCTCAAGGCCAAGAAGTTCCTCCTCGCAACGCCGGTCTCGACTCTACAACCCTCCAGTCCATCCCGATCCTTGTTTTCAAGTCTTGTGACTTCAAAGACGGGCTAGAATGCGCTGTTTGTCTCTCTCATCTCGTTGATGGGGACAAAGCTAGGGTTTTGCCAGGGTGTAACCATGGGTTCCATGTTGATTGCATCGACATGTGGTTTCAGTCTCATTCCACTTGTCCTCTCTGTAGAAACACCGTTGGTTCTGTGGAAGAGACAAGACATGGAGGGAATGAGGGTTTGTTGtctcaaaatcaaaactttggaTCTGGGCATTCATCTCAAGATCAGAGCTCTGTTCTTGGGTTTCCGACAGAACCTCAGAATTTTCCGACAAATGTACTAGTTTGGGGAGATCACAATCAAGTTAGAAGTACAGGTCTCGTAGTTACTGAAGATCTTGGTTCTAGTGATCATCAACATGAATCTACTAGTAGTACTAATAGCTGTAACAGAGCGCAGGAAGTAAGGGAAGTTGTGGTGGATATTCCAGTGAGTTCAAGTGAGATATCATCGGCCGAGATaatccaagaagaagaagaaccgaAGTCACCGATGTTCACAAGGTTGAGATCACTTAAGAAGTTGTTGAGTAGAGAGAAGAAAGGTGTTGTTTGCATTAATGGTTCAAGCGGTACCAATAACAGCAATCTTTGA
- the LOC125601679 gene encoding uncharacterized protein LOC125601679 isoform X1 translates to MTSLGTFSDIATVRPSFQAHLVPQSIKHAKTLPNPWIQSTFSKSLKFYTAHLHVRRGKFLITAVATAETKYPAHKEHEQSYSLSPSDGGEDVDGREKLRRMRISKANRGNTPWNKGRKHSPETLQKIRERTKIAMQNPKIKMKLANLGHAQNEETRLKIGEGVRMRWARRKEMRKVQETCHFEWQNVLAEAARKGYTDEQEFLWDSYKIMDQQNQLEWLESVEQRKAVRGVKSNRRAPKSPEQRRKIAEAIAAKWADPAYRERVCSGLAKYHGIPEGGERRHRRPSGNAEPRKKNPTSKITREPETERQIKVKVVKVRKRRTPVYKDPLASTKLEMIKSIRAKRVAEESKKMDAVERARLLIREAEKAAKVLEIAAMTSPVAQASLLESKMLIAEATQLIESIEMKQVASDEDGTSPQPSNSLLDVDTESKTEDTTDQEQPGDVNGTYTFTINGESLHLNMKPSDLRTFNIEGPTKQPNGTRVYPPPESNGSVKLPNGFNVYQGMEEKAESLESGNVTKKWVRGRLVEVTEAA, encoded by the exons ATGACTTCTTTAGGTACCTTCTCTG ATATTGCTACTGTCCGCCCTTCCTTTCAAGCTCATCTTGTTCCACAGAGTATTAAACATGCTAAAACCTTACCTAATCCATGGATACAATCCACTTTCTCCAAGAGTTTGAAATTTTACACGGCTCATCTTCATGTACGAAGAGGCAAATTCCTTATCACTGCAGTGGCCACTGCTGAAACCAAATACCCTGCTCACAAAGAACACGAGCAAAGCTACTCCCTGTCTCCCTCTGATGGTGGAGAAGATGTGGATGGTAGAGAAAAGTTGAGAAGGATGAGGATCTCCAAAGCAAATAGAGGGAACACTCCTTGGAACAAAGGCAGGAAGCATAGTCCTG AGACCCTACAGAAGATTAGAGAAAGGACAAAGATTGCTATGCAAAACCCAAAG ATCAAGATGAAGTTAGCAAACCTCGGACACGCCCAAAA CGAGGAGACACGGTTGAAGATTGGGGAGGGAGTGCGGATGCGATGGGCAAGGCGGAAGGAGATGAGAAAAGTGCAGGAGACATGTCATTTCGAGTGGCAAAACGTGTTAGCAGAAGCTGCTAGAAAAGGATATACAGACGAACAAGAGTTTCTGTGGGATTCTTACAAGATTATGGATCAACAGAATCAGCTGGAGTGGCTGGAAAGTGTAGAGCAGAGGAAAGCCGTTAGAGGAGTTAAATCCAACAGAAGAGCTCCAAAATCTCCGGAACAAAGAAGGAAAATCGCAGAGGCAATAGCTGCTAAATGGGCTGATCCT GCTTACCGTGAAAGGGTTTGCTCTGGCTTGGCAAAGTATCACGGTATACCTGAAGGTGGCGAGAGGCGACATAGAAGACCAAGTGGGAATGCAGAGCCGAGAAAGAAGAACCCTACAAGTAAAATTACAAGAGAACCAGAGACCGAACGGCAAATTAAAGTTAAAGTAGTGAAAGTAAGAAAGCGAAGAACACCTGTTTATAAAGATCCTCTGGCGAGTACTAAACTTGAAATGATAAAAAGCATCAGAGCAAAAAGAGTTGCAGAAGAATCTAAGAAGATGGATGCTGTGGAACGAGCAAG GCTCTTGATCAGGGAAGCTGAGAAAGCTGCCAAGGTCCTTGAGATTGCTGCTATGACAAGCCCTGTTGCTCAAGCATCTTTGCTAGAGAGTAAAATGCTCATAGCAGAAGCAACACAGCTGATTGAATCTATAGAAATGAAGCAGGTAGCTTCAGATGAGGATGGGACTTCACCTCAGCCTAGTAATAGTCTTCTTGATGTAGACACTGAATCTAAGACCGAAGACACAACTGATCAAGAACAACCAGGAGATGTTAACGGAACATATACATTCACCATCAACGGAGAGAGTCTTCACTTGAACATGAAGCCTAGCGATTTGCGGACATTCAACATAGAAGGTCCTACAAAACAGCCAAACGGAACCAGAGTCTATCCACCACCAGAGTCTAACGGATCTGTCAAGCTTCCAAATGGTTTTAACGTGTACCAGGGAATGGAAGAAAAGGCTGAGTCTTTGGAGTCAGGAAATGTAACCAAGAAGTGGGTTCGTGGAAGGCTAGTAGAAGTCACAGAAGCAGCCTAA
- the LOC125601679 gene encoding uncharacterized protein LOC125601679 isoform X2 — translation MTSLDIATVRPSFQAHLVPQSIKHAKTLPNPWIQSTFSKSLKFYTAHLHVRRGKFLITAVATAETKYPAHKEHEQSYSLSPSDGGEDVDGREKLRRMRISKANRGNTPWNKGRKHSPETLQKIRERTKIAMQNPKIKMKLANLGHAQNEETRLKIGEGVRMRWARRKEMRKVQETCHFEWQNVLAEAARKGYTDEQEFLWDSYKIMDQQNQLEWLESVEQRKAVRGVKSNRRAPKSPEQRRKIAEAIAAKWADPAYRERVCSGLAKYHGIPEGGERRHRRPSGNAEPRKKNPTSKITREPETERQIKVKVVKVRKRRTPVYKDPLASTKLEMIKSIRAKRVAEESKKMDAVERARLLIREAEKAAKVLEIAAMTSPVAQASLLESKMLIAEATQLIESIEMKQVASDEDGTSPQPSNSLLDVDTESKTEDTTDQEQPGDVNGTYTFTINGESLHLNMKPSDLRTFNIEGPTKQPNGTRVYPPPESNGSVKLPNGFNVYQGMEEKAESLESGNVTKKWVRGRLVEVTEAA, via the exons ATGACTTCTTTAG ATATTGCTACTGTCCGCCCTTCCTTTCAAGCTCATCTTGTTCCACAGAGTATTAAACATGCTAAAACCTTACCTAATCCATGGATACAATCCACTTTCTCCAAGAGTTTGAAATTTTACACGGCTCATCTTCATGTACGAAGAGGCAAATTCCTTATCACTGCAGTGGCCACTGCTGAAACCAAATACCCTGCTCACAAAGAACACGAGCAAAGCTACTCCCTGTCTCCCTCTGATGGTGGAGAAGATGTGGATGGTAGAGAAAAGTTGAGAAGGATGAGGATCTCCAAAGCAAATAGAGGGAACACTCCTTGGAACAAAGGCAGGAAGCATAGTCCTG AGACCCTACAGAAGATTAGAGAAAGGACAAAGATTGCTATGCAAAACCCAAAG ATCAAGATGAAGTTAGCAAACCTCGGACACGCCCAAAA CGAGGAGACACGGTTGAAGATTGGGGAGGGAGTGCGGATGCGATGGGCAAGGCGGAAGGAGATGAGAAAAGTGCAGGAGACATGTCATTTCGAGTGGCAAAACGTGTTAGCAGAAGCTGCTAGAAAAGGATATACAGACGAACAAGAGTTTCTGTGGGATTCTTACAAGATTATGGATCAACAGAATCAGCTGGAGTGGCTGGAAAGTGTAGAGCAGAGGAAAGCCGTTAGAGGAGTTAAATCCAACAGAAGAGCTCCAAAATCTCCGGAACAAAGAAGGAAAATCGCAGAGGCAATAGCTGCTAAATGGGCTGATCCT GCTTACCGTGAAAGGGTTTGCTCTGGCTTGGCAAAGTATCACGGTATACCTGAAGGTGGCGAGAGGCGACATAGAAGACCAAGTGGGAATGCAGAGCCGAGAAAGAAGAACCCTACAAGTAAAATTACAAGAGAACCAGAGACCGAACGGCAAATTAAAGTTAAAGTAGTGAAAGTAAGAAAGCGAAGAACACCTGTTTATAAAGATCCTCTGGCGAGTACTAAACTTGAAATGATAAAAAGCATCAGAGCAAAAAGAGTTGCAGAAGAATCTAAGAAGATGGATGCTGTGGAACGAGCAAG GCTCTTGATCAGGGAAGCTGAGAAAGCTGCCAAGGTCCTTGAGATTGCTGCTATGACAAGCCCTGTTGCTCAAGCATCTTTGCTAGAGAGTAAAATGCTCATAGCAGAAGCAACACAGCTGATTGAATCTATAGAAATGAAGCAGGTAGCTTCAGATGAGGATGGGACTTCACCTCAGCCTAGTAATAGTCTTCTTGATGTAGACACTGAATCTAAGACCGAAGACACAACTGATCAAGAACAACCAGGAGATGTTAACGGAACATATACATTCACCATCAACGGAGAGAGTCTTCACTTGAACATGAAGCCTAGCGATTTGCGGACATTCAACATAGAAGGTCCTACAAAACAGCCAAACGGAACCAGAGTCTATCCACCACCAGAGTCTAACGGATCTGTCAAGCTTCCAAATGGTTTTAACGTGTACCAGGGAATGGAAGAAAAGGCTGAGTCTTTGGAGTCAGGAAATGTAACCAAGAAGTGGGTTCGTGGAAGGCTAGTAGAAGTCACAGAAGCAGCCTAA
- the LOC125601679 gene encoding uncharacterized protein LOC125601679 isoform X3: MKLANLGHAQNEETRLKIGEGVRMRWARRKEMRKVQETCHFEWQNVLAEAARKGYTDEQEFLWDSYKIMDQQNQLEWLESVEQRKAVRGVKSNRRAPKSPEQRRKIAEAIAAKWADPAYRERVCSGLAKYHGIPEGGERRHRRPSGNAEPRKKNPTSKITREPETERQIKVKVVKVRKRRTPVYKDPLASTKLEMIKSIRAKRVAEESKKMDAVERARLLIREAEKAAKVLEIAAMTSPVAQASLLESKMLIAEATQLIESIEMKQVASDEDGTSPQPSNSLLDVDTESKTEDTTDQEQPGDVNGTYTFTINGESLHLNMKPSDLRTFNIEGPTKQPNGTRVYPPPESNGSVKLPNGFNVYQGMEEKAESLESGNVTKKWVRGRLVEVTEAA, from the exons ATGAAGTTAGCAAACCTCGGACACGCCCAAAA CGAGGAGACACGGTTGAAGATTGGGGAGGGAGTGCGGATGCGATGGGCAAGGCGGAAGGAGATGAGAAAAGTGCAGGAGACATGTCATTTCGAGTGGCAAAACGTGTTAGCAGAAGCTGCTAGAAAAGGATATACAGACGAACAAGAGTTTCTGTGGGATTCTTACAAGATTATGGATCAACAGAATCAGCTGGAGTGGCTGGAAAGTGTAGAGCAGAGGAAAGCCGTTAGAGGAGTTAAATCCAACAGAAGAGCTCCAAAATCTCCGGAACAAAGAAGGAAAATCGCAGAGGCAATAGCTGCTAAATGGGCTGATCCT GCTTACCGTGAAAGGGTTTGCTCTGGCTTGGCAAAGTATCACGGTATACCTGAAGGTGGCGAGAGGCGACATAGAAGACCAAGTGGGAATGCAGAGCCGAGAAAGAAGAACCCTACAAGTAAAATTACAAGAGAACCAGAGACCGAACGGCAAATTAAAGTTAAAGTAGTGAAAGTAAGAAAGCGAAGAACACCTGTTTATAAAGATCCTCTGGCGAGTACTAAACTTGAAATGATAAAAAGCATCAGAGCAAAAAGAGTTGCAGAAGAATCTAAGAAGATGGATGCTGTGGAACGAGCAAG GCTCTTGATCAGGGAAGCTGAGAAAGCTGCCAAGGTCCTTGAGATTGCTGCTATGACAAGCCCTGTTGCTCAAGCATCTTTGCTAGAGAGTAAAATGCTCATAGCAGAAGCAACACAGCTGATTGAATCTATAGAAATGAAGCAGGTAGCTTCAGATGAGGATGGGACTTCACCTCAGCCTAGTAATAGTCTTCTTGATGTAGACACTGAATCTAAGACCGAAGACACAACTGATCAAGAACAACCAGGAGATGTTAACGGAACATATACATTCACCATCAACGGAGAGAGTCTTCACTTGAACATGAAGCCTAGCGATTTGCGGACATTCAACATAGAAGGTCCTACAAAACAGCCAAACGGAACCAGAGTCTATCCACCACCAGAGTCTAACGGATCTGTCAAGCTTCCAAATGGTTTTAACGTGTACCAGGGAATGGAAGAAAAGGCTGAGTCTTTGGAGTCAGGAAATGTAACCAAGAAGTGGGTTCGTGGAAGGCTAGTAGAAGTCACAGAAGCAGCCTAA